The following coding sequences lie in one Anguilla anguilla isolate fAngAng1 chromosome 14, fAngAng1.pri, whole genome shotgun sequence genomic window:
- the c14h5orf63 gene encoding glutaredoxin-like protein C5orf63 homolog isoform X2 codes for MHWLGLRHLQPTKLRGLQLLRSRCSSSRQLPVLTLFTKDPCPLCDEAKEVLEPYKQRFVLQEVDITRPENSVWYDRYKYDIPVFHLNGQFLMMHRVNIAVLEKRLARIENKNI; via the exons ATGCACTGGCTGGGGCTGAGACACCTTCAGCCCACGAAGCTGCGTGGCCTGCAGCTCCTCAGAAGCAGATGCTCCTCGTCGAGGCAGTTACCCGTCTTGACCCTCTTCACCAAG GACCCCTGTCCTTTATGTGATGAAGCCAAAGAGGTCCTTGAACCGTATAAACAGAGG TTTGTGTTGCAGGAGGTAGACATCACAAGGCCGGAAAACAGCGTGTGGTACGACAGGTACAAGTATGACATTCCTGTGTTCCACCTGAACGGGCAGTTTCTGATGATGCACCGAGTCAACATCGCAGTCCTGGAGAAGAGGTTGGCAAGAATCGAAAACAAGAACATTTGA
- the c14h5orf63 gene encoding glutaredoxin-like protein C5orf63 homolog isoform X1, with product MSYFRLITAMHWLGLRHLQPTKLRGLQLLRSRCSSSRQLPVLTLFTKDPCPLCDEAKEVLEPYKQRFVLQEVDITRPENSVWYDRYKYDIPVFHLNGQFLMMHRVNIAVLEKRLARIENKNI from the exons ATGTCGTATTTTAG GCTCATAACTGCCATGCACTGGCTGGGGCTGAGACACCTTCAGCCCACGAAGCTGCGTGGCCTGCAGCTCCTCAGAAGCAGATGCTCCTCGTCGAGGCAGTTACCCGTCTTGACCCTCTTCACCAAG GACCCCTGTCCTTTATGTGATGAAGCCAAAGAGGTCCTTGAACCGTATAAACAGAGG TTTGTGTTGCAGGAGGTAGACATCACAAGGCCGGAAAACAGCGTGTGGTACGACAGGTACAAGTATGACATTCCTGTGTTCCACCTGAACGGGCAGTTTCTGATGATGCACCGAGTCAACATCGCAGTCCTGGAGAAGAGGTTGGCAAGAATCGAAAACAAGAACATTTGA
- the LOC118212846 gene encoding TIMELESS-interacting protein-like codes for MIFSPDMCSPVEHHHIIVPPRFEDIEDEKYCGPFPPPTSPVYVPFSGKRTRTSRGSAHSLASEEDEKVGGLLLSQMEEKPMTNQREPCAALDVDKLLSENGIAALCDVFGNTSFKGQGQEVEDLRTLLEGFQHWGKQTFPQLTFEDLVAQLEDLGGRIEMQACLRALQPGFVRPCAQDERSGLASEVLRPTEDPPQGRKLRTEGQKERPPLGQLTCDVIDKWPTDCRLSTKN; via the exons ATGATATTCTCTCCAG ACATGTGCAGTCCGGTAGAACATCACCACATCATTGTTCCACCTCGTTTTGAAGACATCGAGGATGAGAAATACTGTGGTCCGTTCCCTCCTCCGACATCCCCGGTGTATGTTCCTTTCTCAGGGAAACGCACGAGGACATCAAGAGGATCTGCCCACAGTCTGGCGAGCGAGGAGG atgaGAAGGTGGGCGGGCTTCTGCTCAGTCAGATGGAGGAGAAGCCGATGACCAATCAAAGGGAGCCGTGTGCAGCGCTGGACGTGGACAA GCTCCTGTCAGAAAATGGAATAGCAGCTTTGTGTGATGTTTTTGGAAATACCTCATTCAAGGGGCAAGGCCAGGAG GTAGAGGACCTCCGTACCCTCCTGGAGGGGTTCCAGCACTGGGGCAAACAGACCTTCCCCCAGCTCACGTTTGAGGACCTGGTCGCACAGCTGGAGGACCTGGGAGGCCGCATCGAGATGCAG GCTTGCCTGAGAGCCCTGCAGCCAGGCTTCGTGCGGCCTTGTGCTCAGGATGAGCGCTCAG GCCTGGCGTCGGAGGTCCTCCGTCCCACTGAAGACCCGCCCCAGGGCAGGAAGCTCCGAACCGAGGGGCAGAAGGAACGCCCGCCTCTGGGTCAGCTGACCTGTGATGTCATCGACAAATGGCCGACAGATTGCAGACTCTCCACAAAAAACTAA